One part of the Paraburkholderia flagellata genome encodes these proteins:
- the kdpE gene encoding two-component system response regulator KdpE, whose protein sequence is MSDPSIAVVLIEDEKQIRRFVRATLEGEGIVVHDAETGKQGLVEAATRKPDLVIVDLGLPDTDGLDVIRELRGWSDLPVIVLSARTQESEKVAALDAGADDYLTKPFGVSELLARIRAQLRRRNRGGANEVPQVSFGAVNVDLGLRQVTRDGAPVHLTPIEYRLLATLVRDAGRVLTHRQLLREVWGPSHVESSHYLRIYMAHLRQKLERDPAQPEHIITETGVGYRLVGVQ, encoded by the coding sequence ATGAGTGACCCGAGCATCGCCGTCGTTCTGATCGAAGACGAAAAACAGATTCGCCGATTCGTGCGCGCAACGCTGGAGGGCGAGGGCATCGTCGTGCACGACGCCGAGACCGGCAAGCAGGGTCTCGTCGAGGCCGCGACGCGCAAGCCCGACCTGGTGATCGTCGATCTTGGCCTGCCAGACACCGACGGCCTCGACGTGATCCGCGAACTACGCGGCTGGAGCGATCTGCCCGTGATCGTGCTTTCGGCGCGCACCCAGGAAAGTGAGAAGGTGGCCGCACTCGACGCCGGCGCCGACGACTACCTGACCAAGCCGTTCGGCGTGTCCGAGTTGCTGGCGCGAATCCGGGCGCAACTGCGCAGGCGCAATCGCGGTGGGGCGAACGAGGTGCCACAGGTGAGCTTCGGCGCTGTGAACGTCGACCTCGGGCTGCGCCAGGTGACGCGCGATGGCGCACCCGTGCATCTCACGCCCATCGAGTACCGCCTGCTCGCCACGCTCGTGCGCGACGCCGGGCGCGTGCTGACGCACCGTCAACTGTTGCGCGAGGTGTGGGGGCCATCGCATGTGGAGAGCAGCCATTACCTGCGTATCTACATGGCGCACCTGCGGCAGAAATTGGAGCGCGATCCCGCGCAGCCCGAGCACATCATCACCGAGACGGGCGTGGGGTATCGGCTTGTCGGCGTGCAGTAA
- the sugE gene encoding quaternary ammonium compound efflux SMR transporter SugE, producing MSWFLLLIAGLLEVAWAAGLKSSEGFTRLWPSVFTVVTALGSFVLLAMAMRQLPLGTAYAVWTGIGAVGAFVFGIVMMGEAVSAARVASAALIVLGLIGLKLSSSA from the coding sequence ATGTCCTGGTTTCTTCTTCTCATCGCTGGCCTGCTCGAAGTGGCGTGGGCCGCCGGTCTCAAATCTTCCGAAGGATTCACGCGGCTCTGGCCCTCGGTGTTCACCGTGGTCACCGCGCTGGGCAGCTTTGTCCTGCTCGCCATGGCCATGCGTCAATTGCCGCTCGGTACCGCCTATGCGGTGTGGACGGGCATCGGCGCGGTCGGCGCGTTCGTGTTCGGCATCGTCATGATGGGCGAAGCAGTGAGCGCTGCGCGTGTGGCGAGTGCCGCGCTGATTGTGCTCGGCCTCATCGGCCTCAAGCTTTCTTCGTCCGCCTGA
- a CDS encoding DUF4126 domain-containing protein: protein MLEPLSLAAGLSWGSGLRLYLTVLMAGVLQRLGLIHLPDTLAVLASPWVIGIAAALTVLEFLADKIPAFDSLWDAVHTFIRIPAGAVLAAGALGHADPALLTVAALAGGTLAGTAHLAKAGTRALINLSPEPVSNVVTSSAEDGMTFVGVLLALFVPLLFLVMLVAFLLLAAWALPRLWRGVQGGFRGMATHMVSRLSLRGRHD from the coding sequence ATGCTGGAACCACTTTCGCTAGCAGCGGGCCTGTCCTGGGGCAGCGGCCTCCGCCTCTATCTCACGGTGCTGATGGCCGGCGTACTGCAACGTCTCGGCCTGATCCATCTGCCCGACACGCTTGCCGTGCTCGCTTCGCCGTGGGTGATCGGCATCGCCGCCGCGCTCACGGTGCTCGAATTCCTCGCCGACAAGATCCCCGCGTTCGATTCGCTCTGGGACGCGGTGCACACCTTCATCCGCATTCCGGCCGGGGCCGTGCTGGCGGCCGGCGCGCTCGGCCATGCCGATCCGGCGCTGCTGACCGTCGCCGCGCTGGCGGGCGGCACGCTTGCGGGCACGGCGCATCTCGCCAAGGCGGGCACGCGCGCGCTCATCAATCTTTCTCCTGAACCGGTGTCGAACGTTGTCACGTCGAGCGCCGAGGACGGCATGACCTTCGTGGGCGTCCTGCTCGCTCTCTTCGTGCCGCTGCTCTTCCTCGTCATGCTCGTGGCGTTCCTGTTGCTTGCTGCCTGGGCGCTGCCGCGCCTGTGGCGCGGCGTGCAGGGCGGTTTTCGCGGCATGGCGACGCACATGGTTTCGCGTCTTTCGCTGCGGGGTCGTCACGATTGA
- a CDS encoding ABC transporter permease, with translation MTARDWRAGELTMLLLALVLAVAALASVGFLADRLQRGLERDARRMIAADFIVRADHPVDPMFAREAQSLSLRTATTAIFPSMVSAGAPPAAATAGASAAPGATATRLAAVKAVSAGYPLRGALRIAAAPGAPDHAAQGIPPPGTVWVDDELLDALKLHVGDTVKVGTRTFTVNALITKELDRGFSFVNFSPRLMIRTDEVASTGLLGYGSRVTYRLLVAGADPAVAQFASWSRARVDGGKMRGVALESLQDGQPQVRQTLDRARHFLTLVSLLTALLAAVAIAMAAHRYTRRHLDACAAMRCLGASQRTLRTLFVLEFAGLGLAGGAVGVALGYAGHLALLAWLGNLIDVVLPQPGPLPVLEGIAAGLVLLLGFALPPLLPLTRVPPVRVLRREWGDEGRAAWAAYGVGIALFAGLLVIAAGELKLGGIVAGGFAIGLLVFACVARAALWCAARVARSARLSGQARASVGWRYALASLERRPGASALQITALAIGLMCLLLIAMTRNDLVEGWRKSTPPDAPNEFLIDIQPDQRDAVAAWLRTHGIAGAADSDLQPMVRGRLISINGKPVNPDSYKSEDARRLVDREFNLSYTTKLPDDNRIEAGTWYGDSSTPQLSIEQGLAKLINVKPGDVLKFDVTGLEVTAPVTSVRKLDWGSFKVNFFVLMPPGLLRDFPATYITSFHLPPGQREVVDGLVARYPNVTAIDIAPILAQIERVLEQVIGAVQFLFLFTLAAGVLVLYAALAGTRDERMRESALLRALGASHQQVRAVQVAEFVSVGALAGLLAAIGAQAVGSVLATHVFLFYLPFDPWLLPAGIAAGVLCAGVGGWISLRHVLARPALQSLRDA, from the coding sequence ATGACGGCGCGCGACTGGCGTGCGGGCGAACTCACCATGCTGCTGCTCGCGCTCGTGCTCGCCGTGGCGGCGCTCGCAAGCGTGGGCTTTCTCGCCGACCGCCTGCAGCGCGGTCTCGAACGCGATGCCCGGCGCATGATCGCCGCCGATTTCATCGTGCGCGCCGATCACCCCGTCGATCCCATGTTTGCGCGCGAGGCGCAATCGCTCTCGCTGCGCACGGCGACCACCGCGATCTTTCCGAGCATGGTGAGTGCGGGTGCGCCCCCCGCTGCGGCAACGGCGGGCGCTTCCGCCGCCCCGGGCGCAACGGCCACGCGCCTTGCCGCGGTCAAGGCCGTCTCGGCGGGCTATCCTCTGCGCGGCGCGCTGCGCATCGCCGCGGCGCCGGGTGCGCCCGATCATGCGGCGCAGGGCATTCCGCCGCCCGGCACCGTCTGGGTGGACGACGAACTGCTCGACGCGCTCAAGCTGCATGTTGGCGACACGGTGAAGGTTGGCACGCGCACGTTTACCGTGAATGCGCTCATCACGAAAGAACTCGATCGTGGTTTTTCGTTTGTGAACTTCTCGCCGCGCCTCATGATCCGCACGGACGAAGTCGCGTCGACCGGTCTGCTCGGCTATGGCAGCCGCGTGACCTACCGCCTGCTCGTGGCGGGCGCCGATCCGGCCGTCGCGCAGTTCGCGTCCTGGTCGCGCGCGCGCGTGGATGGCGGAAAGATGCGCGGCGTCGCGCTCGAATCGCTCCAGGACGGCCAACCGCAGGTGCGCCAGACGCTCGATCGCGCGCGCCACTTCCTCACGCTCGTTTCGCTGCTCACGGCGCTGCTCGCCGCAGTGGCGATCGCGATGGCCGCGCATCGCTACACGCGCCGCCATCTCGATGCGTGCGCCGCGATGCGCTGTCTCGGCGCAAGTCAACGCACGCTGCGCACGCTCTTCGTGCTGGAGTTCGCGGGGCTCGGACTCGCGGGCGGTGCGGTTGGCGTCGCGCTGGGCTACGCGGGCCATCTCGCGCTGCTGGCGTGGCTCGGCAATCTCATCGACGTCGTGCTGCCGCAGCCCGGACCGCTGCCCGTGCTCGAAGGCATCGCCGCTGGCCTCGTGTTGCTGCTGGGCTTCGCGCTGCCGCCGCTCTTGCCGCTCACGCGCGTGCCGCCGGTGCGCGTGCTGCGCCGCGAGTGGGGCGATGAAGGGCGTGCCGCGTGGGCGGCTTATGGCGTCGGCATTGCACTCTTTGCTGGGCTGCTCGTGATCGCGGCGGGTGAGTTGAAACTGGGCGGCATCGTCGCTGGCGGTTTCGCGATCGGGCTGCTCGTGTTTGCCTGCGTGGCGCGCGCGGCGCTCTGGTGTGCGGCGCGCGTGGCGCGCAGCGCACGCCTGTCCGGTCAGGCTCGCGCGAGCGTGGGCTGGCGCTATGCGCTGGCGTCGCTCGAGCGTCGGCCGGGCGCAAGCGCGCTGCAGATCACGGCGCTCGCCATCGGCCTCATGTGCCTGTTGCTGATCGCGATGACGCGCAACGACCTCGTCGAGGGCTGGCGCAAGTCCACGCCGCCGGACGCCCCCAACGAGTTCCTCATCGATATCCAGCCCGACCAGCGCGACGCCGTGGCGGCCTGGCTGCGCACGCATGGCATTGCCGGTGCTGCAGATAGCGATCTCCAGCCGATGGTGCGCGGGCGCCTCATCTCGATCAACGGCAAGCCCGTGAATCCCGACTCGTACAAGAGCGAGGACGCGCGCCGCCTCGTGGATCGCGAGTTCAATCTCTCGTACACGACGAAGCTGCCCGACGACAACCGCATCGAGGCGGGCACCTGGTATGGCGATTCGAGCACGCCGCAACTCTCGATCGAGCAGGGCTTGGCAAAGCTCATCAACGTGAAGCCCGGCGACGTGCTCAAGTTCGACGTGACCGGCCTCGAAGTCACGGCGCCCGTGACGAGCGTGCGCAAGCTCGACTGGGGCTCGTTCAAGGTCAACTTCTTCGTGCTGATGCCACCCGGGCTGCTGCGCGATTTTCCGGCGACCTACATCACGAGCTTTCACCTGCCGCCCGGGCAGCGCGAGGTCGTGGACGGTCTCGTGGCCCGCTATCCCAACGTCACCGCGATCGACATCGCGCCGATTCTCGCGCAGATCGAGCGCGTGCTGGAGCAGGTGATCGGCGCGGTGCAGTTCCTTTTTCTCTTTACACTCGCCGCCGGCGTGCTGGTGCTCTACGCGGCGCTCGCGGGCACACGCGACGAGCGCATGCGCGAGTCGGCGCTGCTGCGGGCGCTTGGGGCATCGCACCAGCAGGTGCGCGCGGTGCAGGTGGCCGAATTCGTCTCCGTGGGTGCGCTCGCGGGGCTCCTGGCTGCGATCGGCGCGCAGGCGGTCGGCTCGGTGCTCGCCACGCATGTGTTTCTGTTCTATCTCCCGTTCGATCCCTGGCTGCTGCCGGCTGGCATCGCCGCAGGAGTGCTGTGCGCGGGCGTGGGCGGCTGGATCAGCTTGCGGCACGTGCTCGCGCGGCCGGCGCTGCAGTCGTTGCGCGACGCGTGA
- a CDS encoding group II truncated hemoglobin codes for MTDPADEAPQKPTAFELVGGEARVRELVDRFYDLMDLEADFAGIRAMHPQTLDGSRDKLFWFLCGWLGGPDHYIERFGHPRLRARHLPFAIASSERDQWLRCMAWAMEDVGLEEPLRERLLHSFFDTADWMRNHPG; via the coding sequence ATGACCGATCCAGCCGACGAAGCGCCGCAGAAACCCACGGCCTTCGAACTCGTCGGCGGCGAGGCGCGCGTGCGCGAGCTCGTCGACCGTTTCTATGACCTGATGGACCTCGAGGCCGACTTTGCGGGCATTCGCGCGATGCATCCGCAAACGCTCGACGGTTCGCGCGACAAGCTGTTCTGGTTCCTCTGCGGCTGGCTTGGCGGCCCGGACCACTACATCGAGCGCTTCGGTCATCCGCGCTTGCGCGCTCGCCATTTGCCGTTCGCGATCGCCTCGTCCGAGCGCGACCAGTGGCTGCGCTGCATGGCGTGGGCGATGGAAGACGTCGGTCTCGAGGAGCCGCTGCGCGAGCGCCTGCTGCACTCGTTCTTCGACACCGCGGACTGGATGCGCAATCACCCGGGTTGA
- a CDS encoding alanyl-tRNA editing protein, translating to MTTTRALFREDAYLTQCEATVLAVGEDGVRLDQTVFYPLGGGQAGDAGALVLADGTRIEIADTRKAKFEGATPDDALHVPAPGQEALLARLAAGERVRAEIDWARRHRHMRLHTASHLMCAVLPYPVDGCSITTDYARLDFATVEPIERDTVEARLAELVSGAHAVATEWITDEEMAQRPELVRTMSVKPPMGLGRVRLLRIEGIDLQPCGGTHVRNTQEIGALRVAKLEKKSARTRRLVLELA from the coding sequence ATGACGACCACCCGCGCGCTCTTTCGCGAAGACGCCTATCTCACGCAGTGCGAAGCGACCGTGCTTGCCGTTGGCGAGGACGGCGTGCGGCTCGACCAGACCGTGTTCTATCCGCTCGGCGGCGGCCAGGCTGGCGACGCTGGCGCGCTGGTGCTCGCCGACGGCACGCGCATCGAGATTGCCGACACACGCAAGGCGAAGTTCGAAGGCGCGACGCCCGACGACGCGCTGCACGTGCCCGCGCCCGGCCAGGAAGCGCTGCTCGCGCGACTGGCCGCTGGCGAGCGCGTGCGCGCCGAGATCGACTGGGCGCGCCGCCACCGGCACATGCGTCTGCATACGGCGAGCCATCTGATGTGCGCGGTGCTGCCGTACCCCGTGGACGGCTGCAGCATCACGACCGACTATGCGCGCCTCGATTTCGCAACGGTCGAACCGATCGAGCGCGACACGGTGGAGGCGCGGCTCGCCGAACTCGTTTCGGGCGCGCACGCGGTGGCGACCGAATGGATCACCGACGAAGAGATGGCGCAACGCCCCGAACTCGTGCGCACGATGAGCGTGAAGCCGCCGATGGGCCTTGGCCGTGTGCGGCTCTTGCGCATCGAGGGCATTGATTTGCAGCCTTGCGGCGGCACCCACGTGCGTAACACGCAGGAGATCGGCGCGCTGCGCGTGGCGAAGCTCGAGAAGAAGAGCGCGCGCACGCGGCGTCTCGTGCTGGAACTAGCGTAA
- a CDS encoding DUF924 family protein, producing MDLDPRAREVLDFWFGAPGSEAFGRERKMWFRKSAAFDATLRERFGALLDAACAGELDAWCETPEGALALVILLDQFSRNCHRGTPHAFSADDKALGVAREMVASGADLRLPTLQHRSFAYLPFEHAENAEAQRESLRLFGELAKDPEGKGYYDYAVRHAQIIERFGRFPHRNAQLGRVSTDEETAFLRERGSSF from the coding sequence ATGGATCTCGACCCACGTGCGCGCGAGGTGCTCGACTTCTGGTTCGGCGCACCGGGTTCGGAGGCGTTTGGTCGCGAGCGCAAGATGTGGTTCCGCAAGAGCGCAGCGTTCGACGCAACGCTGCGCGAGCGCTTCGGCGCGCTGCTCGACGCTGCCTGCGCGGGAGAGCTCGACGCATGGTGCGAGACGCCCGAAGGTGCGCTCGCACTTGTGATCCTGCTCGACCAGTTCTCGCGCAACTGTCATCGCGGCACGCCGCACGCGTTCTCCGCGGACGACAAGGCGCTCGGCGTCGCGCGTGAGATGGTGGCGAGCGGCGCGGATCTGCGCCTGCCCACGTTGCAGCATCGCTCATTCGCCTATCTGCCGTTCGAGCATGCCGAAAATGCCGAAGCGCAGCGCGAATCGCTGCGACTTTTCGGCGAGCTGGCGAAAGATCCTGAAGGCAAGGGCTACTACGACTACGCAGTGCGCCACGCGCAGATCATCGAGCGCTTTGGGCGCTTTCCGCATCGCAATGCGCAACTGGGCCGCGTTTCTACCGACGAAGAAACCGCGTTTCTGCGCGAGCGCGGCTCGTCGTTCTAG
- a CDS encoding SDR family oxidoreductase, whose translation MSKVVLITGASRGIGRATARLLGAHGWTVGVNYLHNEPAADETAAEVGRAGGHARVLRGDVASEADVVAMFDALEAAYGRIDALVNNAGIVAPGSQVADMSAERLKRMFDVNVYGAFLCAREAARRMSKDRGGDGGAIVNVSSAATRLGSPNEYVDYAASKGAVDTMTIGLAKELGPQGVRVNAVRPGLIDTEIHASGGRPDRAAVLGAQTPLGRPGSADEVAQTIVWLLSDAASYVTGALLDVSGGR comes from the coding sequence ATGAGCAAGGTTGTCCTGATCACCGGCGCGAGCCGCGGCATAGGCCGCGCGACGGCGCGTCTGCTTGGCGCGCACGGCTGGACCGTGGGCGTCAACTATCTGCACAACGAACCGGCTGCCGACGAGACCGCCGCCGAGGTGGGCCGCGCCGGCGGCCACGCGCGCGTGCTGCGCGGCGACGTGGCGAGCGAGGCGGACGTCGTCGCCATGTTCGACGCGCTCGAAGCGGCCTATGGCCGTATCGATGCGCTCGTGAACAACGCGGGCATCGTGGCGCCCGGCAGCCAGGTTGCCGACATGAGCGCCGAGCGTCTGAAGCGCATGTTCGACGTGAACGTGTACGGTGCGTTTCTGTGCGCACGCGAAGCGGCTCGGCGCATGTCGAAGGATCGCGGCGGCGACGGCGGCGCGATCGTCAACGTCTCTTCTGCGGCCACCCGGCTCGGCTCGCCCAACGAATATGTCGACTATGCAGCGTCGAAGGGCGCGGTCGACACGATGACGATCGGACTTGCCAAGGAACTCGGCCCGCAGGGTGTGCGCGTGAATGCAGTGCGCCCGGGCCTCATCGACACCGAGATCCACGCGAGCGGCGGGCGCCCGGATCGCGCGGCCGTGCTTGGCGCGCAAACGCCGCTCGGCCGGCCCGGCAGCGCCGACGAAGTCGCGCAAACGATCGTGTGGTTGCTCAGCGACGCCGCCTCGTATGTCACAGGCGCCCTGCTCGACGTCAGCGGCGGTCGCTGA
- a CDS encoding LOG family protein codes for MKAVCVYCGSSPGANPIYTEAAQAFGRALVAANLALVYGGGKVGLMGVIADTVMAGGGRAIGVIPELLVDKEVGHVGLTELHVVPDMHHRKKMMADLSDAFVAMPGGAGTLEELFEVYTWAQLGYHRKPVGVLNISGFYDPLMSLLDHTVREGFMRQTYRDMLQTDSDPAALIAKLKHYHAPTKDKWADLRESV; via the coding sequence ATGAAAGCAGTCTGCGTGTATTGCGGCTCCTCGCCTGGAGCCAATCCGATTTACACCGAGGCCGCACAGGCCTTTGGCCGCGCGCTCGTCGCCGCGAACCTCGCGCTCGTCTATGGCGGCGGCAAGGTCGGCCTGATGGGCGTGATCGCCGACACCGTGATGGCGGGCGGCGGCCGCGCGATCGGCGTGATTCCTGAATTGCTGGTGGACAAGGAAGTGGGCCATGTGGGCCTCACCGAACTGCACGTCGTGCCCGACATGCATCACCGCAAGAAGATGATGGCCGACCTCTCCGACGCTTTCGTCGCGATGCCGGGCGGCGCGGGCACGCTCGAAGAGCTATTCGAGGTCTACACGTGGGCGCAGCTCGGCTATCACCGCAAGCCGGTGGGCGTGCTGAACATCAGCGGCTTTTACGATCCGCTGATGTCGTTGCTCGACCACACGGTGCGCGAAGGCTTCATGCGCCAGACCTACCGCGACATGCTGCAAACCGACAGCGATCCGGCGGCGCTGATCGCGAAGCTAAAGCACTATCACGCGCCCACGAAGGACAAGTGGGCGGATTTGCGCGAGAGCGTTTGA
- a CDS encoding TetR/AcrR family transcriptional regulator: MDAKPPRRTRERILELSLKLFNEIGEPNVTTTTIAEEMEISPGNLYYHFRNKDDIINSIFSQFEQEIEKRLRFPEDHRATIDEMWAYLQYMVDFTWRYRFLYRDLNDLLARNRTLEMHFKQIISHKVHFAKQFCEQLMEDGDMVATPAEIDVISTNIGVIATYWLSYQFVMNPRKYNDQEAIRDELHQVSVQIVSLMAPYLRGRARELFDDLVSGKLAKREFYDYLPPRDGAGAAKDNRE; this comes from the coding sequence ATGGATGCGAAACCTCCCCGCCGTACACGTGAACGGATTCTCGAGCTGTCGTTGAAACTGTTCAATGAGATCGGCGAGCCGAACGTCACCACGACGACCATCGCCGAGGAAATGGAGATCAGTCCAGGGAACCTGTACTACCACTTCCGCAACAAAGACGACATCATCAACAGCATCTTCAGCCAGTTCGAGCAGGAGATCGAAAAGCGTCTGCGCTTTCCCGAAGACCATCGCGCCACCATCGACGAAATGTGGGCGTACTTGCAGTACATGGTGGACTTCACGTGGCGCTACCGCTTTCTCTATCGCGACCTGAACGACTTGCTCGCGCGCAACCGCACGCTGGAGATGCATTTCAAGCAGATCATCAGCCACAAGGTGCACTTCGCGAAGCAGTTCTGCGAGCAGCTCATGGAAGACGGCGACATGGTCGCCACGCCCGCCGAGATCGACGTGATCTCGACCAACATCGGCGTGATCGCCACCTACTGGCTCTCGTACCAGTTCGTGATGAACCCGCGCAAGTACAACGACCAGGAAGCGATTCGCGACGAGTTGCACCAGGTGAGCGTGCAGATCGTCTCGCTGATGGCGCCGTATCTGCGCGGCCGCGCGCGCGAGCTGTTCGACGATCTCGTCTCGGGCAAGCTCGCCAAGCGCGAGTTCTACGATTACCTGCCGCCGCGCGACGGCGCGGGCGCCGCCAAGGACAACCGCGAATAA
- a CDS encoding diacylglycerol kinase, translating into MAPAASPAVPPFAPLAAPPEPPEPPHLHEPLGPDDPLAPLPFNPYKGNRGITRAWKALKYSIKGFRAAIREESAFRQELTLAAILVPIGVFIPVEPVERVLLLGSVILVLIVELLNSSIENAVDRIGLERNELSGRAKDLGSAAVTLALLLCVMTWGLILVPRFGPLLLHGIGVL; encoded by the coding sequence ATCGCGCCCGCTGCATCGCCCGCTGTACCTCCCTTCGCACCGCTCGCTGCCCCACCGGAGCCGCCCGAGCCGCCGCACCTGCACGAACCGCTCGGGCCGGACGATCCGCTCGCCCCGCTGCCCTTCAACCCGTACAAGGGCAACCGCGGCATCACGCGCGCATGGAAGGCGCTCAAGTACTCGATCAAGGGATTTCGCGCCGCCATCCGCGAGGAAAGCGCGTTTCGCCAGGAGCTCACGCTCGCGGCGATCCTCGTGCCCATCGGCGTTTTCATTCCGGTCGAGCCGGTCGAGCGTGTGCTGCTGCTCGGCTCGGTGATCCTGGTACTGATCGTCGAGCTGCTCAATTCGAGCATCGAGAACGCGGTGGACCGCATCGGCCTCGAGCGCAACGAGCTTTCGGGCCGCGCCAAGGACCTCGGCAGCGCGGCCGTCACGCTCGCCTTGCTGCTCTGCGTGATGACCTGGGGGCTGATTCTCGTACCCCGTTTCGGGCCGCTGCTGCTGCACGGAATCGGCGTACTCTAG
- a CDS encoding glycosyltransferase family 4 protein, producing the protein MKVMIVTDAWEPQVNGVVRTLKNTTRELIALGHQVELLTPLEFRTIPCPTYPEIKLSLFPKRQLQDRIRAFGPDAIHIATEGPLGLAARRYAIDHDLPFTTAYHTRFPEYVQARFGVPLSVTYRFLRWFHKPSLAVMAPTPVVKTDLEKFGFTNVVLWTRGVDLDIFRPMESKVLNTARPIFLYVGRVAVEKNVEAFLKLDLPGSKWVCGEGPALAELKSRYPQANYLGVLSQPELAKVYAAADVFVFPSRTDTFGLVLLEALACGTPVAAYPVTGPIDVLGTGGAGSMNEDLREACLEALKIDRTEARAWAERFSWRAASEQFAAHLKPRSRATMEPSSAAA; encoded by the coding sequence ATGAAAGTAATGATCGTGACCGATGCATGGGAGCCGCAGGTGAACGGCGTGGTTCGAACGCTGAAGAACACGACGCGCGAACTCATCGCGCTCGGGCATCAGGTCGAGCTGCTCACCCCGCTGGAGTTCCGCACGATACCGTGCCCCACGTACCCGGAAATCAAGCTCTCGCTGTTTCCGAAGCGGCAGCTGCAGGATCGCATCCGCGCGTTCGGGCCCGATGCCATCCACATCGCGACCGAAGGTCCGCTCGGACTCGCCGCGCGCCGCTACGCGATCGACCACGACCTGCCGTTCACGACCGCTTATCACACGCGCTTTCCCGAGTACGTGCAGGCGCGCTTCGGCGTTCCGCTCTCCGTGACGTACCGTTTCCTGCGCTGGTTCCACAAGCCTTCGCTCGCGGTGATGGCGCCCACCCCCGTCGTGAAGACCGACCTCGAAAAGTTTGGCTTCACGAACGTCGTGCTGTGGACGCGCGGCGTGGACCTCGACATCTTCCGGCCAATGGAGTCGAAGGTGCTCAACACGGCGCGCCCCATCTTCCTCTATGTGGGCCGAGTGGCCGTGGAGAAGAACGTCGAAGCGTTTCTCAAGCTCGATCTGCCCGGCTCGAAGTGGGTATGCGGCGAAGGCCCGGCGCTCGCCGAGCTGAAGTCGCGCTATCCCCAGGCGAATTACCTGGGTGTCCTGAGCCAGCCTGAACTCGCGAAGGTCTACGCCGCCGCCGACGTATTCGTGTTCCCGAGCCGCACCGACACCTTCGGTCTCGTGCTGCTCGAAGCGCTCGCATGTGGCACGCCGGTTGCCGCCTACCCGGTGACAGGCCCGATCGACGTGCTGGGTACGGGCGGCGCAGGCTCGATGAACGAAGACCTGCGTGAAGCGTGCCTCGAAGCGTTGAAGATCGACCGCACCGAGGCGCGCGCCTGGGCCGAGCGATTCTCGTGGCGTGCGGCCTCCGAACAATTCGCGGCGCATCTGAAGCCGCGCTCGCGCGCGACGATGGAGCCTTCCAGCGCCGCTGCCTGA
- a CDS encoding UDP-2,3-diacylglucosamine diphosphatase, with the protein MAQKTSATTLFRQTTGRGTDSATFHPSPGGATFPAPPLPPSSIDDAPDSGSHEDDHPDPTRYRTIWLSDIHLGTGGCQASYLLDFLRHNESEYLYLVGDIIDGWQLKKGWYWPQAHNDVVQKVLRKARKGTQVIYIPGNHDESARQFCNLAFGDIHVREEAFHTTLTGKRLWVVHGDLFDGVIQHAKWLAYLGDSAYTLILLLNRWFNRVRAKLGFQYWSLSQYLKHQVKNAVNFISSFERVMTDEARRRGCDGVVCGHIHKAEIRDIDGILYCNDGDWVESLSALVETFEGELRIVYWTVMRAPQAQASTRKARVSAV; encoded by the coding sequence ATGGCCCAAAAGACGTCAGCGACCACCCTGTTCCGGCAGACCACCGGACGAGGCACCGACTCCGCCACGTTCCACCCGTCCCCCGGCGGCGCCACCTTTCCCGCCCCGCCCCTGCCACCCTCGTCGATCGACGACGCCCCCGACTCCGGCTCCCACGAAGACGATCACCCCGACCCCACCCGCTACCGCACGATCTGGCTCTCCGATATCCATCTCGGCACGGGCGGCTGCCAGGCCTCGTATCTGCTCGATTTTCTGCGCCACAACGAGTCGGAGTATCTGTACCTCGTGGGCGACATCATCGACGGATGGCAGCTGAAGAAGGGCTGGTACTGGCCACAAGCACACAACGACGTCGTGCAAAAAGTGCTGCGCAAGGCGCGCAAGGGCACACAGGTCATCTACATTCCGGGCAACCACGACGAGAGCGCGCGCCAGTTCTGCAATCTCGCGTTCGGGGACATCCACGTGCGCGAGGAAGCCTTTCACACGACGCTCACCGGCAAACGCCTGTGGGTCGTGCACGGCGATCTCTTCGACGGTGTGATCCAGCACGCCAAATGGCTCGCCTATCTCGGCGACTCGGCCTATACGCTGATCCTCTTGCTCAACCGCTGGTTCAACCGCGTGCGCGCGAAGCTCGGCTTCCAGTACTGGTCGCTCTCGCAGTACCTCAAGCATCAGGTGAAGAACGCGGTGAACTTCATCTCCTCGTTCGAGCGCGTGATGACCGACGAAGCGCGCCGCCGCGGCTGCGACGGCGTGGTCTGCGGCCACATCCACAAGGCCGAGATCCGCGACATCGACGGCATTCTGTACTGCAACGACGGCGACTGGGTGGAGAGCCTTTCCGCGCTCGTCGAGACGTTCGAGGGCGAGCTGCGCATCGTCTACTGGACCGTGATGCGCGCGCCGCAAGCGCAGGCCTCGACGCGCAAGGCGCGCGTGAGTGCCGTTTGA